Proteins from a genomic interval of Amycolatopsis sp. cg13:
- a CDS encoding DUF6541 family protein gives MAASIACCLLVLGIPGLITGVAAGLRGWLLAGLTPLLSYAIAGLAGPWTAAIGLPFNAWTLALTTVIFAAVAFGLRRLTVRRWPHEPEPRAWEPRANWAVGACVVLATAIGFYTAVHGMGHLGAIAQGGDAPYAANGIRYIAESGDGSLFGMSKLNWYGDGSPPFYPNAYHLLASVQYTISGGSIPLTLDVNTALLPGLLALSLAVMVRAFRGRAVLAGAVALASAAPVMGLYESMNRGPLFPFLVGIALTPLAAVVLRRYLDRVALDTGFVLMLGAIGLLCVHSSALFGAILFAGPLLVQRWIERWRSIGKDLLALLPIAAVSVLVASMQLFGALGQASSWGYLGWPSEWRATTALGALLGFQHFEPHPQIWLSAALLVGFIFFRRLGGLRWIGLTALITGLFYMAVASSDSPLVMALSRPWWDDPYRFITMAIVPLSFIAGHGVAALHEWLKERLPSRVPPAALAAVVLLAFVGVTKGLYTRTNSEVIAGGYHSPDPRNQNITPGEERAMVELGKLAKPGQWAMNDRYDGTPWTYALAGVRTVAAHDDGSNPPSDAVLLAAHFRDYETNPAVRAAVERLNVHWVILGRPAAPPKPAYANEGLIGLDGLPFLKEVYRNEDAVIYQLNR, from the coding sequence GTGGCAGCCAGCATTGCCTGCTGCCTGCTCGTGCTCGGAATCCCCGGGCTCATCACCGGCGTCGCCGCCGGTCTGCGCGGCTGGCTGCTCGCCGGTCTGACGCCGCTGCTGAGCTACGCCATCGCCGGCCTCGCGGGTCCGTGGACGGCGGCGATCGGGCTGCCCTTCAATGCCTGGACCTTGGCACTGACCACGGTGATCTTCGCGGCTGTCGCGTTCGGACTCCGGCGGCTGACCGTCCGCCGGTGGCCGCACGAGCCGGAACCGCGGGCCTGGGAACCGCGGGCGAACTGGGCGGTCGGCGCGTGTGTCGTCCTCGCCACCGCGATCGGGTTCTACACCGCGGTTCATGGCATGGGTCACCTCGGCGCGATCGCCCAGGGCGGCGACGCGCCGTACGCGGCCAACGGCATCCGCTACATCGCCGAAAGCGGCGACGGCAGCCTCTTCGGCATGAGCAAGCTGAACTGGTACGGCGACGGTTCACCGCCCTTCTACCCCAACGCCTACCACCTGCTCGCCTCCGTGCAGTACACGATCAGCGGCGGCTCGATCCCGCTGACCCTCGACGTGAACACTGCGCTGCTGCCCGGGTTGCTGGCGCTTTCGCTCGCGGTGATGGTGCGGGCGTTCCGCGGCCGCGCCGTGCTGGCCGGGGCCGTCGCGCTCGCGTCAGCCGCGCCGGTGATGGGCCTCTACGAGTCGATGAACCGCGGGCCGCTGTTCCCGTTCCTGGTGGGCATCGCGCTCACCCCGCTGGCCGCCGTGGTGCTGCGCCGCTACCTCGACCGGGTCGCGCTGGACACCGGTTTCGTGCTGATGCTCGGGGCGATCGGCCTGCTGTGCGTCCACTCGTCCGCGTTGTTCGGCGCGATCCTGTTCGCCGGGCCGCTGCTGGTGCAGCGCTGGATCGAGCGGTGGCGTTCGATCGGCAAGGACCTGCTGGCACTGCTGCCGATCGCGGCGGTGTCGGTGCTCGTGGCGTCGATGCAGTTGTTCGGCGCACTGGGACAGGCAAGCAGCTGGGGCTACCTCGGCTGGCCGAGCGAATGGCGGGCGACGACCGCACTCGGCGCGCTGCTCGGATTCCAGCACTTCGAACCGCATCCGCAGATCTGGCTGTCGGCGGCGCTGCTCGTCGGTTTCATCTTCTTCCGCCGACTCGGCGGCTTGCGCTGGATCGGCCTGACCGCGCTGATCACCGGCCTGTTCTACATGGCGGTGGCGTCCTCGGACTCGCCGCTGGTCATGGCCCTGTCGCGGCCGTGGTGGGACGACCCGTACCGGTTCATCACGATGGCGATCGTGCCGCTGTCGTTCATCGCGGGCCACGGCGTCGCCGCGCTGCACGAATGGCTGAAGGAACGGCTGCCCTCACGTGTTCCGCCAGCCGCGCTCGCCGCGGTGGTGCTGCTGGCCTTTGTCGGCGTCACGAAGGGCCTCTACACCCGCACCAACAGCGAAGTGATCGCCGGCGGTTACCACAGCCCGGACCCGCGCAACCAGAACATCACGCCCGGCGAGGAACGCGCGATGGTGGAACTGGGCAAGCTGGCGAAGCCCGGCCAGTGGGCGATGAACGACCGCTACGACGGCACGCCTTGGACCTACGCGCTCGCTGGTGTCCGCACCGTCGCCGCCCACGACGACGGCTCCAACCCGCCTTCGGACGCGGTGCTGCTCGCCGCCCACTTCCGCGACTACGAAACGAACCCGGCGGTCCGCGCCGCGGTTGAGCGGCTCAACGTCCACTGGGTGATCCTCGGCCGCCCGGCCGCACCGCCGAAGCCCGCGTACGCGAATGAAGGGCTGATCGGACTGGACGGGCTTCCGTTCCTCAAGGAGGTCTACCGCAATGAGGACGCGGTGATTTATCAGCTGAATCGCTGA
- a CDS encoding arabinosyltransferase domain-containing protein has product MTIALALAIPLAPVRSDQVDVSWPKAGQPAASTVAMFMPYRPLQLDVSLSCSAVSTAAGSAPVTAFSTFPPDADGARQWGMSLVVRDQQLFLSVADREHALGKAPSTGCSYRVHAEDQQLVVSVADGSQTRELTRIDALVPQVVAFVTDLPPEQAGAVSAHAQADARFQTSPTPLKLILMIGCALGILACLIAGFRFFGTRERPREVNAGRRRVADLVWTGLVAAGVAAWGILGPQSVDDGWFLGMHRNFDAAGYAGDYYMSFNAAETPAVGLQYLFAPLFHFSWAPLWVRIPAMLAGIAIWALVLGIVRLVRRYTDRPRVPHWLLAAAFFVAWMPGGAGLRPEPFVALCVAVSGYAAVRAHLTNAPAWLLVGAVAAGLAFTVTSTGFLAVIPLAIGLVQTCRRLTGVRDRVALVVLALAAMTVAVPIAFQDTGLGGFLDSAGARYWYGADLSWYHEFNRYQMLLGGGISDEFLFEQHPMRRLPVLLSIGLTVIVLALRLRHRGGSTFSGPFGWPFAWYGLGLASLVFTPTKIGSHFFALAFFTVLVLAFGLSGLPRAFAREHVGWVVRLSALFLVLLLTSVSFSGINSWWAYDRLGMPELNKKLLHGLLANPALILVAGVAAAGVIMLIIRRYFGRARDAAPSPVRWIGWTAVAIAGLSVLLMPPLTAGLLAKAAVNQHNRGAWSTVSANLHSVTGSTCGAADAIRVDGEGADRPLSQVLAEQDGPTLVDWPISFWFPCARLPQLADGLLEPPATVVVAPGPYRFDGDLTRIAKPHGGAFAPMTKVAAYRELPSRLINDPELSGLLLEVDYRYPVDGYDVRKTTADQPGWHRDPPYANRDYTGQAPPSS; this is encoded by the coding sequence GTGACGATCGCGCTCGCGCTGGCCATACCGCTCGCACCAGTGCGGTCCGACCAGGTCGACGTGAGCTGGCCGAAGGCTGGGCAACCGGCCGCGTCCACGGTCGCGATGTTCATGCCCTACCGGCCGTTGCAGCTGGATGTCTCGCTGTCCTGTTCGGCGGTGTCGACGGCCGCGGGATCGGCCCCCGTCACGGCGTTCTCTACTTTCCCGCCGGACGCGGACGGTGCGCGCCAGTGGGGGATGTCGCTCGTAGTGCGCGACCAGCAGTTGTTCCTTTCGGTCGCCGACCGCGAACACGCGCTGGGAAAGGCACCGTCCACGGGCTGTTCCTACCGGGTGCACGCCGAAGACCAGCAGTTAGTGGTTTCGGTGGCCGACGGTTCTCAGACCCGGGAACTGACGAGGATCGACGCTCTGGTGCCGCAGGTCGTCGCGTTCGTTACGGACCTGCCGCCCGAGCAGGCGGGTGCGGTCTCGGCGCACGCGCAGGCTGACGCGCGATTCCAGACCTCGCCCACTCCGCTCAAGCTGATCCTCATGATCGGCTGCGCGCTGGGAATCCTCGCCTGCCTGATCGCCGGATTCCGATTCTTCGGCACACGCGAGCGGCCCCGCGAGGTCAACGCGGGCAGGCGGCGCGTGGCCGATCTGGTCTGGACCGGGCTGGTCGCGGCCGGGGTCGCGGCGTGGGGAATTCTCGGTCCGCAAAGCGTGGACGACGGCTGGTTCCTCGGCATGCACCGGAACTTCGATGCCGCCGGGTACGCCGGTGACTACTACATGTCCTTCAACGCGGCGGAAACTCCCGCGGTAGGACTGCAGTACTTGTTCGCTCCGCTCTTCCACTTCTCCTGGGCACCGCTGTGGGTTCGGATCCCGGCGATGCTCGCCGGCATCGCGATCTGGGCGCTGGTGCTCGGCATCGTGCGGCTTGTGCGCCGCTACACCGACCGGCCGCGAGTGCCGCATTGGCTGCTCGCCGCCGCGTTCTTCGTCGCCTGGATGCCCGGCGGCGCGGGGCTCCGGCCTGAGCCGTTCGTGGCGTTGTGCGTAGCGGTGAGCGGTTATGCCGCCGTTCGAGCGCATTTGACGAACGCTCCTGCTTGGCTTCTCGTCGGCGCGGTGGCGGCGGGGCTGGCGTTCACCGTCACGTCCACCGGCTTTCTCGCGGTGATCCCGCTCGCGATCGGCCTCGTGCAAACGTGCCGCCGGCTGACCGGCGTGCGTGACCGGGTCGCCCTGGTCGTCCTCGCTCTGGCCGCTATGACCGTCGCGGTGCCGATCGCTTTCCAGGACACGGGTCTCGGCGGCTTCCTCGACTCCGCTGGTGCGCGCTATTGGTACGGCGCGGACCTGAGCTGGTACCACGAATTCAACCGGTACCAGATGCTGCTGGGCGGCGGCATCTCCGACGAGTTCCTGTTCGAGCAGCACCCCATGCGCAGGCTTCCCGTCCTGTTGTCCATCGGGCTGACGGTGATCGTGCTGGCGTTGCGGCTGCGGCACCGGGGCGGGAGCACTTTCTCCGGCCCGTTCGGCTGGCCGTTCGCCTGGTACGGACTCGGCCTCGCGTCGCTGGTGTTCACTCCCACGAAGATCGGTTCGCATTTCTTCGCGCTCGCGTTCTTCACCGTGCTGGTCCTGGCCTTCGGCCTGTCCGGGCTTCCCCGCGCGTTCGCCCGCGAGCACGTCGGCTGGGTCGTCCGGCTCAGCGCGTTGTTCCTCGTCCTGCTGCTGACCAGCGTCTCGTTCAGCGGCATCAACTCGTGGTGGGCCTATGACCGGCTGGGGATGCCCGAGCTGAACAAGAAACTCCTGCACGGCCTCCTCGCCAACCCAGCGCTGATTTTGGTGGCCGGTGTGGCGGCAGCGGGTGTGATCATGCTGATCATCCGCCGGTACTTCGGCCGGGCGCGCGACGCCGCTCCGAGCCCGGTGCGCTGGATCGGCTGGACCGCGGTTGCCATCGCCGGGCTTTCCGTCCTGCTGATGCCTCCGCTCACCGCAGGTCTGCTCGCCAAGGCCGCGGTGAACCAGCACAACCGGGGAGCCTGGTCCACGGTCTCGGCCAATCTCCATTCGGTGACCGGTTCGACGTGCGGTGCGGCCGACGCCATCCGGGTCGACGGCGAGGGCGCCGACCGGCCGCTCAGCCAGGTCCTCGCGGAGCAGGATGGACCGACACTGGTGGACTGGCCCATTTCCTTCTGGTTCCCGTGCGCGCGGCTTCCCCAGCTCGCCGACGGCCTGCTCGAACCACCGGCGACCGTCGTCGTAGCACCGGGTCCGTACCGCTTCGACGGCGATCTCACGCGCATTGCCAAGCCGCACGGCGGCGCGTTCGCCCCGATGACCAAGGTCGCCGCCTACCGTGAACTGCCGTCGCGGCTGATCAACGACCCGGAGCTTTCCGGTCTGCTGCTCGAGGTCGATTACCGGTATCCGGTCGACGGGTACGACGTCCGAAAGACCACTGCCGATCAGCCTGGCTGGCACCGGGATCCCCCGTACGCCAACCGGGATTACACCGGCCAGGCCCCGCCCTCGTCCTGA
- a CDS encoding YbhN family protein → MTTVRTQSPGDDAPSTEDAPTTGKARKSTKARVLDVVRWVAILLVIGFAAKSLASNWDEFWHTLADVAWQSSVLSLVALMVSILVSVWGWQVLVDHLGGKPVGYARGAQICLVGSLGKYVPGSVWAYLLQMELGRKAGLARARIFTGSLIQLGLGVVSALVVSLLAAPALFSNSPRAMWLFVLIPVGLALLHPRILTWGTSLVLKILRRPPLAEPLGWGVVLKAFGASMGAWVFQGVHLWLLANSVGAPGFNGLILCIGAMAVAMTVGTFAFILPSGVGVREVAQVAVLTASGLTVGQATAFAVASRVMFTVADLLTAGFAALAAKIAARRTEVADAA, encoded by the coding sequence GTGACGACCGTTCGTACGCAGAGCCCGGGGGACGACGCCCCGTCCACTGAGGACGCCCCGACCACCGGAAAAGCCCGCAAGTCCACCAAGGCGCGGGTGCTCGACGTCGTGCGCTGGGTCGCCATTCTCCTGGTGATCGGCTTCGCGGCGAAGAGCCTGGCGTCCAACTGGGACGAGTTCTGGCACACGCTGGCGGACGTCGCCTGGCAGTCGTCGGTGCTCAGCCTTGTGGCGCTGATGGTGTCGATTCTCGTGTCCGTGTGGGGCTGGCAGGTCTTGGTCGACCACCTCGGCGGCAAGCCGGTCGGCTACGCCCGCGGCGCGCAGATCTGCCTGGTCGGCTCGCTCGGCAAGTACGTGCCCGGTTCGGTGTGGGCGTACCTGCTGCAGATGGAACTGGGCCGCAAAGCAGGTCTGGCGCGCGCCCGGATCTTCACCGGCTCGCTGATCCAGCTCGGCCTCGGCGTGGTGTCCGCGCTGGTCGTGTCGCTGCTCGCGGCCCCGGCGCTGTTCAGCAACAGCCCGCGCGCGATGTGGCTGTTCGTCCTGATCCCGGTCGGCCTCGCGCTGCTGCACCCGCGCATCCTGACCTGGGGCACGTCGCTGGTCCTGAAGATCCTGCGCCGCCCGCCGCTGGCCGAACCGCTCGGCTGGGGCGTGGTGCTGAAGGCATTCGGCGCGTCCATGGGCGCCTGGGTGTTCCAGGGCGTGCACCTGTGGCTGCTGGCGAACTCGGTCGGCGCCCCCGGCTTCAACGGCCTGATCCTGTGCATCGGCGCGATGGCAGTCGCGATGACGGTCGGCACGTTCGCGTTCATCCTGCCCAGCGGTGTCGGGGTCCGCGAGGTCGCCCAGGTAGCGGTGCTGACGGCGAGCGGCCTGACGGTCGGCCAGGCGACGGCGTTCGCGGTGGCTTCACGAGTGATGTTCACGGTGGCCGATTTGCTGACGGCTGGGTTTGCTGCGCTGGCGGCGAAGATTGCGGCTCGGCGTACGGAAGTTGCTGACGCTGCCTGA
- a CDS encoding acyl-CoA reductase: MSALEQRFPLGESVSVDALLDELREEPSGGRLTVGDPRVVEFVTKFARKLLAPALARRFPELASLGFFLRKGELAKSLSTLETSGDSLRFPRGLVFHVPPANVDTIFVYSWALSALAGNSNVVRVSSRSAGAAEAVLEALNAALEDVSPETAATIRATQRMVTYDRSDEVSGALSLAADLRVIWGGDASVAALRKYPLAPHARDLTFPDRSSFAIASVRGWQEAAPEQRKAAAEGFYNDSYWFDQAACSSPRAVFWVGDSSGARAAGQEFRELLAQVLVAKQHVTEPAMAVQKRVSAYGAAVDGLVSSIRFDGNALATLELADAAVMPREWLGAGTFANASVASLDELVPIVQRKDQTVSQFGFTREELTGFVTALAGRGVDRVVPFGSALTFAGVWDGYDLLSEFSRLVTVQA, from the coding sequence ATGAGTGCGTTGGAGCAGCGTTTTCCGCTGGGCGAATCGGTTTCGGTCGACGCGCTGCTGGACGAACTGCGCGAGGAACCGTCCGGCGGCCGGCTGACCGTCGGCGATCCGCGAGTGGTCGAGTTCGTCACCAAGTTCGCGCGCAAGCTGCTCGCGCCCGCGTTGGCACGTCGCTTCCCGGAGCTGGCCTCGCTGGGTTTCTTCCTGCGCAAGGGAGAACTCGCCAAGTCACTGTCCACTTTGGAAACCAGCGGTGACTCGCTGCGGTTCCCGCGCGGCCTGGTTTTCCACGTGCCACCGGCCAATGTGGACACCATTTTCGTGTATTCCTGGGCGCTGTCGGCGCTGGCGGGCAACAGCAACGTCGTGCGCGTGTCCTCGCGCTCGGCCGGTGCCGCCGAGGCCGTGCTGGAAGCGCTGAACGCGGCGCTCGAAGACGTGTCGCCGGAAACCGCGGCCACCATCCGGGCCACCCAGCGCATGGTCACCTACGACCGCAGCGACGAGGTCAGCGGCGCGTTGTCGCTGGCCGCGGACCTGCGGGTGATCTGGGGCGGCGACGCTTCCGTGGCCGCGCTGCGGAAATACCCGCTGGCCCCGCACGCGCGCGACCTCACGTTCCCGGACCGCTCGTCGTTCGCGATCGCGTCGGTGCGCGGCTGGCAGGAAGCCGCGCCGGAGCAGCGCAAGGCCGCCGCCGAGGGTTTCTACAACGACTCGTATTGGTTCGACCAGGCCGCCTGCTCGTCGCCGCGCGCGGTGTTCTGGGTCGGCGATTCTTCGGGCGCGCGGGCCGCCGGACAGGAGTTCCGCGAGCTGCTCGCTCAGGTGCTGGTGGCGAAACAGCACGTCACCGAGCCGGCGATGGCCGTGCAGAAGCGAGTGTCGGCGTACGGCGCGGCGGTCGACGGTCTCGTGTCGTCGATCCGCTTCGACGGCAACGCGCTGGCGACGCTCGAGCTGGCCGACGCCGCGGTGATGCCGCGCGAATGGCTGGGCGCGGGCACGTTCGCGAACGCCTCGGTGGCGTCGCTGGACGAGCTGGTGCCGATTGTGCAACGCAAAGACCAGACGGTGAGCCAGTTCGGGTTCACCCGCGAGGAACTGACCGGATTCGTGACGGCGCTCGCCGGACGCGGGGTGGACCGGGTCGTGCCCTTCGGCTCGGCCCTCACGTTCGCCGGGGTCTGGGACGGCTACGATCTGCTGTCCGAGTTCAGCCGCCTGGTCACGGTGCAGGCCTGA
- a CDS encoding acyl-protein synthetase, whose product MSVFTRSQAEREAALLPELAELTAHHRANSPGYERILSSLGFAPDASFGSIADLPWLPVRMFKTHDLKSIPDAEVFKTLTSSGTTGAGASRIYLDKEAAAAQTKQLGATLQEVLGGERLPMLMVDTIGIIKNRRSFSARGAGVLGMANFGRKHTYVLDENDKPDVEAVRKFLAEYGDRPFLIFGFTFMVWQYLYEVAREHKLDLSNGILIHSGGWKKLIDRAVDNSEFRRRFAEDTGLTRIHNYYGMIEQIGTVFLEGPSGNSLYCPDFADVVIRDPETWEEQPVGKPGVIEVVSTLPRSYPGHVLLTEDLGVYNGIDDGDWPGKHFSVLGRLPKAEARGCSDTFTGAAA is encoded by the coding sequence ATGAGTGTGTTCACGCGCTCGCAGGCGGAGCGGGAGGCGGCGCTGCTCCCCGAGCTCGCGGAGCTGACCGCGCACCACCGGGCGAACTCGCCCGGGTACGAGCGCATCCTGTCCTCGCTCGGTTTCGCGCCGGACGCGTCGTTCGGCTCGATCGCCGACCTGCCGTGGCTGCCGGTGCGGATGTTCAAGACGCACGACCTGAAGTCCATTCCGGACGCCGAGGTCTTCAAAACCCTCACCTCTTCAGGAACCACCGGGGCCGGTGCGTCGCGGATTTACCTCGACAAGGAAGCGGCGGCCGCGCAGACGAAGCAGCTCGGCGCCACCCTGCAGGAGGTGCTGGGCGGCGAGCGGCTGCCGATGCTGATGGTCGACACCATCGGCATCATCAAGAACCGCCGGTCGTTCTCCGCGCGCGGCGCGGGCGTGCTCGGCATGGCGAACTTCGGCCGCAAGCACACCTACGTGCTGGACGAGAACGACAAGCCGGACGTCGAGGCCGTGCGGAAGTTCCTCGCCGAGTACGGGGACCGGCCGTTCCTGATCTTCGGCTTCACCTTCATGGTGTGGCAGTACCTGTACGAGGTCGCTCGCGAGCACAAGCTCGACCTGTCGAACGGCATCCTCATCCACTCCGGCGGCTGGAAGAAGCTGATCGACCGCGCGGTCGACAACAGCGAGTTCCGCCGCCGGTTCGCCGAGGACACGGGCCTCACCCGGATCCACAACTACTACGGGATGATCGAGCAGATCGGCACCGTGTTCCTCGAAGGCCCGTCCGGGAACTCGTTGTACTGCCCCGATTTCGCCGACGTCGTGATCCGCGACCCGGAGACCTGGGAAGAGCAGCCGGTCGGCAAGCCGGGCGTCATCGAGGTGGTGAGCACGCTGCCGCGATCGTATCCGGGACACGTGCTGCTCACCGAGGATCTGGGCGTCTACAACGGAATCGACGACGGCGACTGGCCGGGCAAGCACTTCTCGGTGCTGGGCAGGCTGCCGAAGGCCGAGGCTCGCGGATGCTCGGACACGTTCACCGGAGCGGCCGCATGA
- a CDS encoding AMP-binding protein has product MTLVGAGSRLVDVAGGRTLDDAELSAEVSRKTDALAKLPVGVVFARMSVDLDSVLTYLGAFEGGRAIALIDPALDADVLTGLVERFRPAAVLAASGDAPSGYTTRGSDWVRDSADGVEPHPDLAVLLPTSGSTGNPKLVRLSREGLLANAEAIAQVLEIDADEVAPTCLPLHYSYGLSVLNSHLLRGATVVIEQSGVLGRGFWDAVKEHGVTSLSGVPYHYEMLRRLKFDPAKYPTLRTLTQAGGKLRDELVAEFNDKMLAVGGRMYVMYGQTEASPRMTTVPAERLADKIGSAGPALPGGAFAIRRDDGEETTHPKIVGEVLYRGPNVMMGYAEDEAGLSAGDEYGGTLATGDLGYLDDEGYLYITGRLKRIGKVFGNRVSLDDLEQAVRTAAVGIDVVAAVAAGDKVVLFAELPEGDGAKAICKDASRALAERLHLHASGFDVRPIDTVPLLASGKIDYRSLEGRV; this is encoded by the coding sequence GTGACTCTGGTGGGTGCGGGTTCCCGGCTGGTCGACGTGGCCGGGGGCCGCACGCTGGACGACGCGGAACTGTCGGCCGAGGTCAGCCGGAAGACGGACGCGCTGGCCAAGCTGCCGGTGGGTGTCGTTTTCGCGCGGATGTCGGTCGACCTCGACAGCGTGCTGACCTACTTGGGCGCGTTCGAGGGCGGCCGGGCGATCGCCCTGATCGACCCGGCTTTGGACGCCGACGTGCTGACCGGGCTGGTCGAGCGGTTCCGCCCGGCCGCCGTGCTCGCCGCGTCCGGCGACGCTCCGTCCGGGTACACCACCCGCGGCTCCGACTGGGTGCGCGACTCCGCCGACGGCGTCGAGCCGCATCCCGACCTGGCCGTGCTGCTGCCGACCAGCGGATCCACCGGCAATCCGAAGCTTGTCCGGCTGTCTCGCGAAGGGCTGCTGGCCAACGCCGAGGCCATCGCGCAGGTGCTCGAAATCGACGCGGACGAGGTCGCGCCGACCTGTCTGCCGTTGCATTACAGCTACGGGCTTTCGGTGCTGAATTCGCATCTCTTGCGCGGTGCGACTGTGGTTATCGAACAGTCTGGCGTTTTGGGTCGCGGATTCTGGGACGCGGTGAAGGAACACGGCGTGACTTCGCTGTCCGGCGTGCCTTATCACTACGAAATGCTGCGTCGGCTCAAGTTCGATCCGGCCAAGTATCCGACTCTGCGCACTCTCACCCAGGCGGGCGGGAAACTGCGGGACGAACTGGTCGCCGAATTCAACGACAAGATGCTCGCGGTCGGCGGCCGGATGTACGTCATGTACGGCCAGACCGAGGCGTCGCCGCGGATGACCACGGTGCCCGCGGAGCGGCTCGCGGACAAGATCGGCTCGGCCGGTCCGGCGCTGCCCGGCGGCGCGTTCGCCATCCGCCGCGACGACGGCGAGGAAACCACGCATCCCAAAATTGTCGGTGAGGTCCTTTACCGTGGACCCAACGTGATGATGGGTTATGCCGAGGACGAAGCCGGGCTGAGCGCGGGCGACGAATACGGCGGAACGCTGGCCACCGGGGATCTCGGGTACCTCGACGACGAGGGGTACCTGTACATCACCGGCAGGCTCAAGCGGATCGGCAAGGTGTTCGGCAACCGGGTCAGCCTGGACGACCTGGAGCAGGCCGTGCGCACGGCCGCGGTGGGCATCGACGTGGTGGCCGCGGTGGCGGCGGGCGACAAGGTCGTGCTGTTCGCCGAACTGCCCGAGGGCGACGGCGCGAAGGCGATCTGCAAGGACGCGTCCCGGGCGCTGGCGGAGCGGTTGCACCTGCACGCCAGCGGGTTCGACGTGCGTCCGATCGACACGGTGCCGCTGCTGGCCAGCGGCAAGATCGACTACCGGTCGCTGGAGGGACGGGTATGA
- a CDS encoding SDR family NAD(P)-dependent oxidoreductase — protein sequence MSTFEGKVALVTGGTRGIGLATVRALAEAGATVVLTGRDETAAKEAAASVGPSVSGRALDITDAKAVAALVKEVTKEHGKLDIAVANAGIMEGGLLGMIRPDDVDRTLSTNVAGTLHTVQAAARAMMRKKTGAIVVLASVVGECGSAGQTVYAASKAAVANIARSAAKELGRSGIRVNAVAPGVIETALTESLSEDARASNVAKTPLGRLGQAAEVAAVIRFLASDEASFVTGQVLGIDGGLVL from the coding sequence GTGAGCACGTTCGAGGGCAAGGTCGCCCTGGTCACCGGTGGTACCAGGGGCATCGGCCTGGCCACCGTCCGCGCGCTCGCCGAGGCCGGGGCCACCGTGGTGCTCACCGGCCGCGACGAGACCGCCGCCAAGGAAGCCGCCGCTTCGGTCGGGCCCTCGGTCAGCGGCCGCGCGCTCGACATCACGGACGCGAAGGCCGTCGCCGCGCTGGTCAAGGAAGTGACCAAGGAGCACGGCAAGCTGGACATCGCGGTCGCCAACGCCGGGATCATGGAGGGCGGCCTGCTCGGCATGATCCGCCCGGACGACGTAGACCGCACGCTGTCTACGAACGTCGCCGGCACCCTGCACACCGTGCAGGCGGCCGCGCGAGCCATGATGCGCAAGAAGACCGGCGCGATCGTGGTGCTGGCCTCGGTGGTCGGCGAATGCGGCAGCGCGGGCCAGACGGTCTACGCGGCCTCGAAGGCGGCAGTGGCGAACATCGCGCGCTCGGCGGCGAAGGAACTCGGCCGCTCCGGCATCCGGGTCAACGCGGTCGCGCCCGGCGTGATCGAAACCGCCCTCACCGAAAGCCTGAGCGAGGACGCCCGCGCCTCGAACGTCGCCAAGACCCCGCTCGGCCGTCTCGGCCAGGCCGCGGAGGTCGCGGCGGTGATCCGGTTCCTGGCGAGCGACGAGGCGTCGTTCGTGACCGGGCAGGTTCTGGGGATCGACGGAGGCTTGGTGCTGTGA
- a CDS encoding acyl carrier protein, with amino-acid sequence MAVQDKLKEVFIDALQLDDGVDVENLKYRDIEAWDSVGHMALIAAIEDEFEIEFDTDQVIDMSSFKVAVDMVKELQEKA; translated from the coding sequence ATGGCTGTGCAGGACAAGCTGAAGGAAGTCTTCATCGACGCTCTCCAGCTCGACGACGGGGTCGACGTCGAGAACCTGAAGTACCGCGACATCGAGGCGTGGGACTCGGTCGGCCACATGGCGCTCATCGCGGCGATCGAGGACGAGTTCGAGATCGAATTCGACACCGACCAGGTCATCGACATGAGCAGCTTCAAGGTGGCCGTGGACATGGTCAAGGAGCTGCAGGAGAAGGCGTGA
- a CDS encoding HAD family hydrolase — protein MGLEADLTGRKVLAFDFDGTLFRLPVDFGGLRAELGLSAEDKLGELFQRWLDEGDTARLDVVTRFERASVAQGEFTEGARELLAELPSSYQLAVVTRNSRLCVEDALGNLARGLHVIGREDVRRLKPDPEGVTAVLRHFGAAPEEAVLVGDTFHDVEAAHAAGVLSVVVRNDSLKFRPEGADRYLGTLRELLPARAG, from the coding sequence ATGGGCCTCGAAGCGGATCTGACCGGGCGGAAGGTGCTGGCCTTCGACTTCGACGGCACGCTCTTCCGGCTGCCGGTCGACTTCGGGGGCCTGCGCGCCGAGCTGGGACTGTCCGCTGAGGACAAGCTCGGCGAGCTCTTCCAGCGCTGGCTCGACGAAGGCGACACCGCCCGGCTCGACGTCGTGACGCGGTTCGAACGCGCCTCCGTGGCGCAGGGCGAATTCACCGAAGGCGCGCGCGAACTGCTGGCGGAGCTGCCCTCCAGCTACCAGCTCGCGGTGGTGACGAGGAACTCACGGCTGTGCGTCGAGGACGCGCTGGGCAACCTCGCCAGGGGCCTGCACGTCATAGGGCGGGAGGACGTCCGCCGGCTCAAGCCGGATCCCGAAGGCGTGACCGCGGTGCTTCGGCATTTCGGCGCGGCCCCGGAGGAAGCGGTGCTCGTCGGCGACACCTTCCACGACGTGGAGGCCGCGCACGCCGCGGGCGTGCTCAGCGTGGTCGTGCGCAACGACTCGCTGAAGTTCCGTCCCGAAGGTGCGGACCGCTATCTCGGGACGCTCCGTGAACTGCTGCCCGCACGCGCGGGCTGA